A genome region from Manis javanica isolate MJ-LG chromosome 3, MJ_LKY, whole genome shotgun sequence includes the following:
- the LOC140848283 gene encoding LOW QUALITY PROTEIN: transmembrane protein 108-like (The sequence of the model RefSeq protein was modified relative to this genomic sequence to represent the inferred CDS: inserted 1 base in 1 codon; deleted 1 base in 1 codon) translates to MVSSAHLSLSHLAQGGSHRAASFPEIQLALSTPWLQGDSRRPGAASFPPRPSPSLFRGAALGQALLGFPTPWERVGLAGLAGSGCPGARVSPQQRQVGPPDPESGEGRGGRVGLRDAPVVSFESPELCSFKARDIPALCRASGISALLSVSLSGFLLTLALTEALVFAAPESSPRKPPQVLPSGTTPGTMATAPLGSSRHSSAAAGPTSAGTRSSQPNGSASRAAAPTAVTPQPDGRPPTHSVSAILATAAAPRSEGPLTTGPLPASLAPTSSRSESRPPGEAVPPVLVTKPAGATSRTTTTPTRATTRRPPRPPGSSRKGASGPSRSVLPVPSGHSGRKEGQRGRNQSSTQLGQKRPVGKIFQIYKGNFTGSVEPDPSTLTPRNPLWDYTSSPEPQTVAAATAPSRTSWAPPSTTLVPTEDTPGLSGADQGTDGPPFASQQGELDATAASGAPANPQPAPVPSQHPRGDLQDGPSHSDSWLNVTLDTSRPPSASSGVFPGATGPPLAAFGASVSAPSEGLPQGTSSTPHTPALPPGVSESTVXPAKGEAMATPTMTNRVSSPLSTVVSTATGNFLNRLVPAGTWKPGTAGNISHVAEGDKPQHRATICLSTMDIAWVVLAISAPISSCSVLLTVCCLRRKKTANPENSLSYWNNAITMDYFSKHAVELPREMQSLESSEDQLSESRSPANGDYRDTGMVLVNPFCQETLFVGNNQVPEI, encoded by the exons ATGGTCAGCTCTGCCCACCTAAGCCTGTCTCATTTGGCTCAGGGGGGTTCACACAGAGCTGCCAGCTTCCCTGAGATCCAGCTGGCCTTgagcaccccctggctgcaggggGACAGCAGGCGCCCAGGGGCTGCAAGCTTtcctcccaggcccagccccagcctgttCCGGGGAGCTGCCCTTGGGCAGGCACTGCTGGGATTCCCGACCCCTTGGGAGAGGGTGGGCCTGGCCGGCTTAGCTGGCTCTGGCTGCCCCGGGGCGAGGGTCTCTCCCCAGCAGCGCCAGGTGGGACCCCCAGACCCTGAGTCTGGTGAGGGCCGAGGAGGCCGTGTGGGCCTCAGGGATGCCCCTGTCGTGTCCTTTGAGTCCCCGGAGCTTTGCAGTTTCAAGGCAAGGGACATCCCGGCTCTGTGCCGCGCCTCAGGCATTTCAGCgctcctctctgtctccctctcaggctTCCTCCTGACCTTGGCACTGACCGAAGCTCTGGTATTTGCCGCCCCGGAATCATCTCCCAGAAAACCTCCTCAggtcctcccctcaggcaccaccCCGGGCACCATGGCGACAGCACCTCTCGGCTCTTCCAGACACTCATCCGCGGCGGCCGGCCCCACCTCGGCAGGGACACGGAGCTCCCAGCCCAATGGATCCGCCTCCCGGGCAGCGGCCCCCACGGCAGTAACCCCGCAGCCAGACGGACGCCCTCCCACACACAGCGTCTCCGCTATCCTGGCGACAGCAGCCGCCCCCCGTTCTGAAGGCCCCCTTACCACAGGGCCACTTCCTGCCTCCTTGGCACCCACATCCTCCCGCTCAGAGAGCCGTCCCCCAGGGGAGGCTGTGCCCCCTGTCCTGGTGACAAAGCCCGCAGGAGCCACGAGCCGCACCACCACAACGCCCACCCGGGCTACCACACGCAGGCCGCCTCGGCCCCCCGGCTCTTCCCGAAAGGGGGCCAGCGGACCATCTCGCTCTGTCCTGCCTGTACCCAGTGGCCActctgggaggaaggaaggcCAGCGGGGGCGAAATCAGAGCTCCACACAACTGGGGCAGAAACGGCCCGTGGGGAAAATCTTTCAGATCTACAAAGGCAACTTCACAGGGTCCGTGGAGCCCGACCCCTCCACCCTCACCCCTAGGAATCCACTCTGGGATTACACCTCCTCGCCAGAGCCCCAGACAGTGGCTGCAGCCACGGCACCCAGCAGGACCTCGTGGGCACCTCCCTCCACCACCCTGGTGCCCACAGAGGACACGCCAGGCCTTAGCGGAGCAGACCAGGGG ACGGACGGACCCCCCTTCGCCAGCCAACAAGGGGAGCTGGATGCCACAGCAGCCTCAGGTGCCCCTGCCAACCCACAACCTGCCCCAGTGCCTTCTCAGCACCCCCGCGGTGACCTGCAAGATGGCCCCAGCCACAGTGACTCCTGGCTTAATGTCACTCTTGACACCAGCAGACCTCCATCTGCCAGCTCTGGGGTCTTTCCAGGCGCCACAGGGCCCCCCCTGGCTGCCTTTGGTGCCAGTGTTTCAGCCCCTTCCGAGGGGCTTCCtcagggaacttcctcaaccccacataccccagcccttccccctggGGTCTCAGAAAGCACTG AACCAGCCAAGGGGGAGGCTATGGCCACCCCCACCATGACCAACAGGGTATCCAGTCCCCTCTCCACAGTGGTGTCCACAGCCACAGGAAACTTCCTCAACCGCCTGGTCCCTGCTGGCACCTGGAAGCCTGGGACAGCAGGGAACATCTCCCATGTGGCCGAAGGGGACAAGCCGCAGCACAGGGCCACCATCTGCCTGAGCACGATGGACATCGCCTGGGTGGTCCTGGCCATCAGTGCGCCCATCTCCTCCTGCT CCGTCTTGCTGACAGTGTGCtgcctgaggaggaagaagacgGCCAACCCGGAGAACAGCCTGAGCTACTGGAACAACGCTATCACCATGGACTACTTCAGCAAGCATGCTGTGGAGTTGCCCAGGGAAATGCAGTCCCTTGAATCCTCTGAG GACCAGCTCTCAGAGTCCCGCTCCCCAGCCAATGGCGACTACAGAGACACCGGGATGGTCCTTGTCAACCCCTTCTGCCAGGAAACACTGTTTGTGGGAAACAATCAGGTACCAGAGATCTAA